A genome region from Pyrenophora tritici-repentis strain M4 chromosome 9, whole genome shotgun sequence includes the following:
- a CDS encoding Herpes-BLLF1 multi-domain protein, translating into MMLLNLQALTLAALFSALAIGRPLDSHDLLPRDKSYAVVNVGGDAPTQAPPAATSTVATTKTVEVVSPEKTVTQETTTTVVKPEPAPAPTSSCPPPSSETPASSTPSPSTPWPTSTPLISNSTMTTPDSTPKPIFVTITVAEPAETPDYYDDGMWHTRYAIKSFGDDAAIATALPQV; encoded by the coding sequence ATGATGCTACTCAACCTTCAAGCACTCACACTGGCTGCCCTCTTCTCGGCTTTGGCGATCGGAAGACCTCTTGACTCGCATGACCTTCTTCCGCGGGATAAGAGCTATGCGGTAGTCAATGTTGGTGGGGACGCCCCGACTCAGGCACCACCAGCAGCTACCTCGACAGTCGCAACAACAAAGACGGTGGAAGTGGTCAGTCCGGAAAAGACAGTCACCCAAGAGACTACCACGACCGTCGTCAAGCCTGAACCGGCACCTGCACCTACCTCGAGTTGCCCCCCGCCTAGTTCAGAAACTCCTGCGTCATCAACTCCAAGCCCGTCAACACCATGGCCAACTTCAACACCCCTCATCTCAAACTCGACGATGACAACGCCAGACTCGACACCCAAACCCATCTTCGTTACTATCACCGTCGCTGAGCCTGCGGAAACACCCGACTACTACGATGACGGAATGTGGCACACGCGTTATGCCATCAAGTCATTTGGGGATGATGCAGCTATCGCAACGGCATTGCCTCAAGTTTGA
- a CDS encoding Dimer-Tnp-hAT domain containing protein produces the protein MPAKRTRVNALEIATTSKRPRVAARHRGTASQPVLVDTRPFSPSPPPPPLSPRQALVAAPQAPNFEATLRESRAEETIIPPPEGSEHATVAASGAASEAVDEGFVWVEDKYDGFNWSRYPKHCKPPTSLSNRASWVYSHGYRIALRSNVAKVTWICHYCYKHKFTTVGRGIHDVSQSPSAPARHLGEDKKGHGLKPPSKRTTVAPRKETLLERALQKGCSQAVANELTNFNIQEFRLAAVTWLVENNLPLSQFESSSFRNMIQLASVEAERALWASHNSVSRYVIRLYNYLLPKVVASLSESMSKVHISFDGWTTKGGKRGYLGIVAHYVDSSGELRDLPIALPQLTGAHTGEAMAEVVMAIFKQFEITVGKLGYFVLDNAHNNNTTINTLALQMGFSATERRLRCGPHTLNLIGQMLLWGEEKESYDNEETERVNEAENMATWRGDGPLGVLLAVINYIKTPQQYALFEKYQKLAIRDQPVNAPTEQHKIKEPVKPVVTRWNSYVSCFERAVELQLAVNGYANYHIQKIETEDAYARSRNNKLPAAPDWMRSDGINAHDWQVIAEYIDVLRPLKQATKRLEGRGKSGAFGAIAEVIPVFEYLLGVYEDRLQSYEDVIHDEHTESPEDHLAINLRAALVKAREYYNKLDLSPAYYAATILHPRYKSYLDAAWADKPDWLESSNRKFQHLHNDIDDAINSFIEPAGLTENEEDEYEAWKRSEPIASEGVDPIKYWVGLRDRYPSLSKFAIDMLSIPGSSCECERLFSELGDLLEPRRRSISPQLLAAIQCDRRWIRAGFGSGEVPVKEAISDEEMDAKYGVHKWDIS, from the exons atgccagcaaaaagaacacgcgttaatgctctagaaatcgcgacaacttcgaagcgccctagagtcgcagcgcgtcatcgcgggactgccagccaacctgtgctagtcgatactcggccattctcaccatctccacctcctccaccgctgtcgccgcgtcaagctctcgtcgccgcgccacaagcaccaaattttgaagcgaccctccgagagtcgcgcgccgaagagacaatcatcccaccacctgagggcagcgagcatgccactgttgcagcttcaggagcagctagcgaggctgtcgacgagggtttcgtatgggtagaggacaaatacgacggctttaattggagtcgctacccaaagcactgcaagccgcccacatcactttcgaaccgagcaagctgggtatacagccatggctatcgcatcgccttgcgcagcaacgtcgcaaaagtcacgtggatctgccactattgctataagcacaagttcactactgttggccgtggcatacatgacgtctcgcagtctccatcagcgccagcacgtcatctcggagaagacaagaaaggtcatggcttgaagcctccaagtaagcgcactaccgtcgctcctcggaaagaaactctcctcgaacgcgcccttcagaagggctgctctcaggctgttgccaacgagcttaccaacttcaatatacaagagtttaggcttgcggccgtcacctggctcgtcgaaaacaacctcccactctcacaattcgaatcatcgtcttttcgcaatatgatacaattagctagcgtagaggcagaacgagccctgtgggcatctcataacagcgtctcacgatacgttatacgcctgtacaactacctgttaccaaaggttgtcgcaagcctttcagaatcaatgagcaaagtccatataagctttgacggatggacgacaaaaggtggcaagcgcggttacttaggtatcgtcgcccactacgttgatagctctggcgagctcagggacttgcctattgcgctcccacaactgacaggtgcccacaccggcgaggccatggctgaggtcgtgatggcaatattcaagcagttcgaaatcactgtgggcaagctcggttacttcgtcctcgacaacgcacataacaacaacaccacgatcaacactctcgccttgcagatgggcttcagcgctaccgagcgtcgccttcgctgcggtcctcatacgcttaatctcattggccagatgctactctggggtgaggagaaagagtcctacgacaacgaggagactgagcgcgtgaacgaagctgagaacatggctacttggcgaggcgatggaccattaggagtgcttctcgcggttatcaactacatcaaaacaccacaacagtacgctctttttgagaagtatcagaagctcgctattagggaccagcctgtcaacgcgccaacagaacagcacaaaatcaaggagcccgtcaagccagttgttactcgctggaactcttacgtttcgtgttttgagcgcgctgttgagttgcaattagcggttaatgggtacgccaactaccatattcagaagattgaaactgaagacgcgtacgcccgaagtcgtaacaacaagctgcctgcagcgccggattggatgaggtctgatgggatcaatgcccatgactggcaggtgattgctgagtatattgatgtgctcaggccactgaaacaagctacaaaacggcttgaaggccgcggcaaaagcggtgcttttggagcaatcgctgaggttattccagtatttgaatacttacttggagtctatgaggaccgcttgcaaagctatgaagacgtcattcacgatgagcatacagagtcacccgaagaccaccttgctatcaacctccgcgctgccctagttaaagcccgcgagtactacaacaagctcgacctctcgccagcttactatgctgctacaatccttcatcctcgctacaaaagctaccttgacgcagcgtgggcggataagcctgattggctagagagcagcaaccgcaagtttcaacattt gcacaatgatatagacgacgctatcaacagctttattgagcctgcagggcttacggagaacgaggaggatgaatatgaggcttggaaacgcagcgaaccgatcgctagcgagggcgtcgaccctataaaatactgggtaggactccgcgatcgctaccccagccttagcaaatttgctatcgacatgctatcaatcccaggctcaagctgtgagtgtgagcgcttattcagcgagctgggtgacctcctcgagccccgtcggcgcagcatttctccgcaacttctagcagcaatacagtgcgatcgacgatggataagagctggatttggcagtggtgaggtgcctgtaaaggaggctatcagcgatgaggagatggacgcgaaatacggtgtacataagtgggatattagctga
- a CDS encoding rve domain containing protein, translated as MATYTSSTAVTARLAADGKNWKDWIKQLINYAAADGAVAVLDGAPRPEFDATDDKYRITAMQRPITHPLGTSTDVIQAELDRVGKLNKTIGPFNNEARQLLKEDKLALDSWVARDARLQNTILSSIDKPLVAQVRTCPTAHDMYKALKDLNSNGDYANAALAWTAFIDLRAETQPTVRSYIGKFRETINDITVQGITLGWKKPSAVPGTSADRDIEDLLIIHFLHGLARVLPQWVEARNNDLRQGHTWSIDTLVASLEDHLRHAPDEPVKTFLSVSKQAEEKRVLTRLNGRGNGNNSNQNSTSTPSSLPTRNNNQQKRTPQPVGMCDHCKREHPGPNELCWKLHPSLTPDNVKKRTADNAAKKAAAAAARTNVTVAKNSNDDDADQYDAHSYVTVATFVSPTLLKKAVSNHDYQQRYCYDTAANRHVFNNRSKFYEYAPIDNDVHGSTGSTTAAGVGTVRLEVVKADGTTEKISLQNVLYCPDFATNVISQAPFKRAGVWYHSGKDKLYTASDEELAYLPEIDGIPNFLVVTESSKAPAALSYASLVCYRSSADEPSSSRPATDWHHIMGHAGIDAIKDTAKVVHGMKLTTSTVTNCEPCGLSKSKRNISRIQQTPPNTALGKVHVDVVGPITIPGKDGERYFMPITDGKSRRQWLFTSDSRAVLGQQLINWCKAMKAKGFTITIHTDNAREFINASNKQYFDSVGIEVVTSPPYDATRNGIAERANGITEDRTRGALIAAKLPIKLWPYAAKYMARIHNLVSNSNLPGKITPLEAWNRSIGYPNPVPNVAKMHAFGHVGYAHIPAQKRVKGDKFAPRAHKGHLVGMIGENIYQMWIPETDEIVTTASVRFDSYDSPSTPPLSPIIGPSPSPKVLPFKPLINRLADAATTPPAPPQDGDGGDLDNHQLPRADGGDGFDGFEDDDEAPPAPPTRGNNKAARRHEINADLNPAHIIHGPRNRRARAFFTSSTFDRCFAMALVKPTLGSKLSELPPEPRNYRQFLKHPRRDDLQLAMDDEYNALIANGTWRPATAEEIAKYEIIPGNAQGYHVKDKARMVACGNKQQESIWYREVYSYVVRTSTLRILLALVAYFDLECEQIDMITAYLNAHLDDDDVVLLRLPAGCTGFGNIVRLRRGMYGLRQSALLWYNDLKDSLKDLGFEPIEADPCVFVNPTTKAIIVVYVDDLILITRDVTSMKALKSQLLNRYKARDLGPIGFYLGIRILRDRPNRSLSMTMDSYVDRIVDEYHLANAPKADNPLPKSALTLIKRDDIADNNLIQQYQSLVAKLLYPTSIIRCDLAWHVNFMARFANNPTLEQLSLLKHMLRYYNGTATLGIKYQGDLKDANMDDPDHMIGLKAYSDSAHGDNNERKSSSGYVIKMAGGVVSYKSYRQRLVTLSSTESEYIAMTYAAKEINWLQRLLSQVGYVGNDLKPFKLYTDNQPALNMIRKDGHHERTKHIDAYFKYTKQQYKDGNLKLDYLPGVEMPADGLTKPLDKQEHAKFIGLIDMVNVPRM; from the exons ATGGCAACTTACACCTCCTCCACAGCTGTCACAGCGCGCCTTGCAGCCGACGGCAAAAACTGGAAGGACTGGATTAAACAACTCATCAATTACGCAGCCGCCGATGGCGCTGTAGCCGTCCTAGATGGCGCTCCGCGCCCAGAATTTGACGCTACAGACGACAAATATCGCATTACCGCCATGCAGCGCCCGATCACTCATCCATTAGGCACCTCAACAGACGTTATCCAAGCCGAGCTTGACCGTGTCGGCAAACTCAACAAGACTATAGGACCGTTCAACAATGAGGCTCGACAGCTACTTAAAGAGGACAAGCTTGCGCTTGACTCATGGGTCGCCCGAGATGCCCGACTCCAAAACACCATACTCTCATCCATTGACAAGCCTCTCGTAGCTCAGGTGCGCACTTGCCCCACCGCCCACGATATGTACAAGGCTCTCAAGGACCTAAACAGCAACGGTGACTACGCCAATGCTGCTCTCGCGTGGACTGCCTTCATCGACCTCCGCGCTGAGACCCAACCCACAGTCCGCAGCTATATTGGAAAGTTTCGCGAGACAATTAATGACATCACGGTACAAGGCATCACACTTGGATGGAAGAAGCCTTCAGCAGTACCTGGTACATCCGCCGACCGCGACATCGAAGACCTGCTCATCATCCACTTCCTTCACGGCTTAGCTCGTGTACTCCCACAGTGGGTAGAAGCTCGCAATAACGACCTCCGCCAAGGCCATACATGGTCTATCGACACGCTCGTCGCGTCACTCGAGGATCACCTACGCCATGCCCCAGATGAGCCCGTGAAGACTTTCCTCTCCGTCTCTAAACAAGCGGAGGAGAAGCGCGTTCTCACACGCCTAAATGGCCGCGGCAATGGCAACAACAGCAACCAGAACTCTACTTCTACTCCTTCGTCTCTGCCGACGCGCAATAACAACCAACAGAAGCGTACTCCTCAGCCTGTTGGAATGTGCGATCACTGCAAGCGAGAGCACCCAGGACCTAATGAGCTTTGCTGGAAACTTCACCCTTCTCTCACCCCAGATAATGTTAAGAAGCGCACCGCAGACAATGCCGCTAAGAAGGCCGCAGctgcagcagctcgtacAAACGTTACAGTGGCCAAGAACAGCAACGACGACGATGCTGATCAGTACGATGCTCACTCATACGTGACAGTCGCCACCTTCGTCTCTCCGACTCTCCTCAAGAAGGCAGTCTCCAATCACGACTATCAACAGCGGTACTGCTACGACACTGCCGCTAACCGGCACGTCTTCAATAACCGCTCGAAATTTTACGAATACGCTCCAATCGACAATGACGTACACGGCTCTACCGGATCAACCACCGCCGCCGGCGTTGGCACTGTACGCCTTGAAGTCGTCAAAGCCGACGGAACAACAGAGAAGATCTCACTCCAAAACGTCCTCTACTGCCCCGATTTCGCCACCAACGTCATCTCCCAAGCTCCATTCAAGCGCGCGGGAGTGTGGTATCACTCGGGCAAGGACAAATTGTACACTGCCTCAGATGAGGAGCTAGCTTACTTACCAGAGATCGACGGTATACCCAACTTTCTCGTAGTTACAGAATCCTCCAAGGCGCCGGCCGCTCTCTCATACGCCTCTCTTGTTTGCTATCGAAGCTCTGCCGATGAGCCCTCATCCTCACGGCCAGCCACCGACTGGCATCATATCATGggacacgctggaatagaCGCTATTAAGGACACTGCAAAAGTTGTACATGGGATGAAGCTCACTACTTCTACCGTCACCAACTGCGAGCCCTGCGGCCTCTCCAAATCAAAGCGAAATATCTCTCGAATTCAACAAACTCCACCCAATACAGCGCTTGGCAAGGTCCATGTCGATGTCGTCGGCCCCATCACTATACCTGGAAAAGATGGAGAGCGTTACTTCATGCCTATCACGGATGGCAAGTCACGCCGACAGTGGCTATTCACATCAGACAGCCGCGCTGTACTAGGCCAACAGCTTATTAATTGgtgcaaagctatgaaggCCAAAGGCTTTACCATCACTATCCATACCGACAACGCTCGCGAGTTTATTAACGCCAGCAACAAGCAGTACTTCGATAGCGTGGGCATCGAGGTAGTTACGTCACCACCTTATGATGCCACTCGCAATGGTATTGCAGAGCGCGCCAACGGTATCACAGAGGATCGAACTCGCGGAGCTCTTATTGCAGCCAAGCTTCCTATAAAGCTGTGGCCCTACGCAGCCAAATATATGGCCCGCATTCACAACCTCGTCTCCAACAGCAACCTCCCAGGAAAGATCACTCCTTTAGAGGCCTGGAATCGCTCTATAGGCTACCCAAACCCAGTCCCAAACGTCGCCAAGATGCACGCTTTCGGCCATGTTGGATACGCCCATATACCCGCCCAGAAGCGCGTCAAAGGTGACAAATTTGCACCTCGTGCTCACAAGGGCCACCTCGTCGGTATGATCGGCGAGAACATCTACCAGATGTGGATCCCAGAGACTGATGAGATCGTTACCACCGCCTCCGTGCGGTTTGATAGCTACGACTCACCCTCCACTCCTCCATTGTCTCCCATCATCGGCCcttcaccatcaccgaagGTGCTCCCATTTAAACCTCTCATCAACCGCCTCGCCGACGCCGCTACAACTCCACCCGCTCCTCCGCaagatggtgatggcggcgattTGGACAATCATCAGCTACCTCGTGCTGATGGCGGAGATGGCTTTGATGGTTtcgaggatgatgatgaagctCCACCAGCTCCTCCAACCCGTGGTAACAACAAGGCAGCGCGTCGACATGAGATTAACGCGGACCTCAACCCAGCTCATATCATACACGGCCCTCGCAATCGCCGGGCACGTGCTTTCTTCACTTCATCTACTTTTGATCGCTGCTTCGCCATGGCTCTCGTCAAGCCCACTCTCGGCTCAAAGCTTTCAGAACTTCCACCGGAGCCTCGCAACTATCGTCAGTTTCTCAAACATCCTCGCCGCGATGATCTACAACTCGCAATGGACGATGAGTACAACGCTCTTATCGCCAACGGTACTTGGCGCCCTGCTACGGCAGAGGAGATTGCCAAGTATGAGATCATCCCAG GCAACGCTCAAGGCTATCACGTGAAAGACAAGGCTCGCATGGTGGCTTGCGGCAACAAGCAACAAGAATCAATTTGGTACCGCGAGGTTTACTCCTACGTCGTCCGAACTTCTACGCTCCGCATCCTCCTCGCCCTTGTGGCTTACTTCGATCTAGAGTGTGAGCAGATCGACATGATTACTGCTTACCTCAACGCTCACctcgacgacgatgacgtTGTCCTCCTTCGCCTGCCCGCAGGCTGTACTGGCTTTGGGAATATTGTTCGCCTTCGCCGCGGCATGTACGGCCTCCGTCAGTCAGCCCTATTGTGGTACAACGACCTCAAGGACTCTCTCAAAGATCTCGGCTTCGAGCCCATCGAAGCAGATCCCTGCGTCTTCGTCAACCCAACAACAAAGGCCATCATAGTCGTGTACGTTGACGACCTTATCCTTATTACACGTGACGTGACCTCTATGAAGGCACTTAAGTCACAACTCCTCAATCGATACAAGGCTCGTGACCTTGGCCCAATTGGTTTCTACTTGGGAATTCGAATCCTCCGCGATCGTCCCAACCGCTCTCTCTCTATGACGATGGATAGCTACGTTGATCGCATTGTCGATGAGTATCACCTCGCCAACGCTCCAAAGGCAGACAACCCCCTCCCAAAGTCGGCCCTCACCCTCATCAAGCGTGATGACATCGCCGACAACAACCTTATACAGCAGTACCAATCGCTCGTCGCGAAGCTACTCTATCCTACCTCCATTATTCGCTGTGACCTAGCTTGGCACGTGAACTTCATGGCACGCTTTGCAAACAACCCTACGTTAGAGCAACTGTCACTGCTAAAGCACATGCTCCGCTACTACAACGGCACGGCAACTCTCGGCATCAAGTACCAAGGTGACCTTAAAGACGCTAATATGGACGACCCAGATCACATGATAGGCCTTAAGGCCTACAGTGACTCCGCCCATGGCGACAACAACGAGCGCAAGTCGTCCTCCGGCTACGTCATCAAGATGGCTGGAGGCGTCGTCTCATACAAATCGTACCGCCAGCGCCTCGTTACTCTCTCCTCCACAGAATCAGAATATATTGCCATGACGTatgctgccaaagagatcaATTGGCTTCAACGCCTACTCTCTCAGGTTGGATACGTCGGTAACGACCTCAAGCCCTTCAAGCTGTACACCGATAATCAGCCAGCGCTTAATATGATCCGCAAGGACGGCCATCACGAGCGTacaaagcacatcgacgcGTACTTCAAGTATACAAAGCAGCAGTACAAAGACGGCAACCTCAAGCTCGACTATCTCCCCGGCGTAGAGATGCCCGCCGACGGCCTTACGAAGCCTCTCGACAAACAAGAGCACGCTAAGTTCATTGGCCTCATCGATATGGTGAACGTTCCCCGCATGTAG
- a CDS encoding vacuolar protein sorting-associated protein 35 produces the protein MASPPPVEDQARLLEDALAVVRQQTLLMRRCLETPGKLMDALKCSSTLVSELRTSSLGPKQYYELYMAVFDALRHLAVYLRENHPVNHLADLYELVQYAGNIIPRLYLMVTVGTVYMAIEDAPVKEIMKDMMEMSRGVQHPIRGLFLRYYLAGQARDCLPSGDSEGPEGNLQDSISFILTNFVEMNKLWVRLQHQGHSREREQRTKERQELQLLVGSNLVRLSQLVDLENYKKILNPLLEQIVQCRDVLAQEYLLEVVTQVFPDEFHLHTLDQFLSAVARLNPHVNVKAIVVGLMDRLSSYAQREAESESPEQRKKTEEESIAQLMEQMRIAKENKAVEPEAAPAHENGDASETSETQPSEEASEDSAAPPSEDTAPTETDGEIQKKRGIPNNVKLFEIFHEQVQTLVKMQRLPIQDTVGLLVSLANLALNIYPERLDYIDQVLTFANQKVAEYQNSADLHSQATQSQILSLLLSPIKTYISLFTALALPNFIPLLHSQPYPTRRAVAGEVARSLMRNQTSIASVENLESVLEILKVLIREGIQQAQGYPGGPIQRRAQETEETIEEQGWLARIVHLIRGEDNDTQFKLLQAARKAFADGNERVKYTSPAIITASLKLARQYKKREHFEDNWQSQSSALYKFMHSTLSTLYARVTGSADLSLRLFIACGQVADQNGFEEVAYEFFAQAFTIYEEAISDSRAQFQAVCVIASGLHTTRNFGKENYDTLITKCALHGSKLLKKPDQCRAVYLASHLWWATEIRALGEEDPKNLYRDGKRVLECLQRALRVADACMDAAVSVELFVEILNRYVYYFDQENDAVTTKYLNGLIELIHSNLQSNENASSLENPRKHFQRTLDYIASREYEGVVTAAK, from the exons ATGGCGTCGCCGCCCCCCGTAGAAGACCAGGCTCGGCTGCTCGAAGATGCCCTCGCCGTGGTGCGCCAACAGACGCTGCTTATGCGGCGCTGTCTCGAGACGCCGGGCAAGTTGATGGATGCGCTCAAGTGCAG CTCGACTCTCGTTTCGGAGCTGCGCACTAGCAGCCTAGGTCCCAAGCAGTACTATGAGCTTTACATGGCCGTCTTCGATGCCCTCCGCCACTTGGCCGTATACCTGCGCGAAAACCACCCTGTGAACCACCTCGCCGACCTTTACGAGCTCGTCCAGTATGCTGGAAATATTATTCCCCGTCTGTATCTCATGGTCACTGTGGGTACTGTCTACATGGCAATTGAGGATGCGCCCGTCAAGGAGATTATGAAGGACATGATGGAGATGAGTCGCGGGGTCCAGCACCCCATCCGCGGCCTGTTTCTACGCTACTATCTCGCCGGCCAGGCACGCGACTGCCTTCCGTCGGGCGACAGCGAGGGCCCAGAAGGCAATTTGCAGGATTCGATTAGCTTCATTCTGACCAACTTTGTTGAAATGAATAAGTTGTGGGTGCGGCTGCAACACCAGGGTCACTCGAGAGAGCGCGAGCAGCGGACCAAGGAGCGCCAAGAATTGCAGCTGCTGGTAGGCAGCAATCTGGTCCGTCTGAGCCAGCTGGTGGATTTGGAGAATTATAAGAAGATTCTGAATCCGCTGTTGGAGCAGATTGTACAATGTCGAGATGTTTTGGCGCAGGAGTATCTTTTGGAGG TCGTCACTCAGGTTTTCCCCGACGAATTCCACCTACACACTCTCGACCAATTCCTCTCCGCCGTCGCACGCCTAAACCCCCATGTCAACGTCAAGGCCATTGTTGTGGGCCTCATGGACCGACTCTCCTCGTATGCGCAAAGAGAAGCCGAATCCGAAAGCCCGGAGCAGCGCAAGAAGACCGAGGAGGAATCCATAGCACAACTCATGGAGCAGATGCGCATAGCAAAGGAGAACAAGGCGGTAGAACCAGAAGCTGCACCCGCACATGAGAATGGAGACGCTTCAGAAACCTCGGAGACACAGCCCAGCGAAGAAGCCTCTGAAGATTCAGCAGCGCCTCCTTCTGAAGACACGGCACCTACCGAGACGGACGGCGAAATCCAGAAGAAACGCGGCATACCGAACAATGTCAAGCTGTTTGAGATATTTCACGAACAGGTGCAGACACTGGTCAAGATGCAGCGATTGCCAATACAAGACACAGTTGGCCTTTTAGTGTCGCTCGCGAATCTTGCATT AAATATCTACCCCGAACGACTGGACTACATCGACCAGGTCCTGACATTTGCAAACCAAAAAGTTGCAGAATACCAAAACAGCGCCGACCTCCACTCACAAGCAACGCAAAGCCAAATCCTCAGCCTTCTTCTTTCGCCCATCAAGACGTACATTTCCCTCTTTACTGCGCTAGCGTTACCCAACTTTATCCCTCTTTTACATTCACAGCCATATCCGACTCGGAGAGCGGTAGCAGGCGAGGTCGCGAGAAGTCTGATGCGTAATCAGACAAGTATCGCTTCCGTGGAGAACCTCGAGAGTGTGTTGGAGATCCTCAAGGTGCTCATCAGGGAAGGCATACAACAAGCCCAAGGCTACCCTGGAGGACCGATTCAAAGACGGGCACAAGAGACGGAGGAGACTATAGAAGAGCAAGGTTGGCTCGCGCGGATAGTACATCTCATCCGCGGCGAGGACAATGATACGCAGTTCAAG CTCCTCCAAGCTGCGCGCAAGGCCTTTGCAGACGGCAACGAGCGCGTCAAGTACACCTCTCCCGCCATCATCACAGCATCTCTCAAGCTCGCACGGCAGTATAAGAAGCGCGAACATTTCGAAGACAACTGGCAATCACAATCCTCCGCTCTCTACAAATTCATGCACAGCACCCTATCGACTCTCTACGCCAGAGTCACAGGCTCTGCAGATCTTTCTCTCCGCCTCTTCATTGCCTGCGGTCAGGTCGCCGATCAAAACGGCTTCGAAGAAGTTGCGTACGAATTCTTCGCGCAGGCATTCACGATATACGAAGAAGCGATCAGCGACTCAAGAGCACAGTTCCAGGCCGTGTGCGTTATCGCAAGTGGACTACACACGACGAGGAATTTCGGCAAGGAAAACTACGATACGTTGATTACAAAGTGTGCGCTACATGGAAGTAAGCTGCTCAAGAAGCCAGATCAGTGTCGCGCTGTGTATCTCGCAAGCCATCTATGGTGGGCAACCGAAATCAGAGCGTTGGGAGAGGAGGACCCGAAGAAC CTCTACCGCGACGGCAAACGCGTGCTCGAGTGCTTACAACGCGCGCTCCGTGTTGCAGACGCATGCATGGACGCCGCAGTTTCTGTCGAACTCTTTGTCGAAATCTTAAACAGATATGTCTACTACTTTGACCAAGAAAACGATGCC GTCACAACCAAATACCTAAACGGCCTCATCGAGCTCATCCACTCGAACCTGCAATCCAATGAAAACGCGTCGTCGCTGGAGAACCCGAGGAAACATTTTCAACGCACGTTGGATTATATAGCTAGTCGCGAGTATGAAGGTGTGGTCACGGCGGCGAAGTAA